A single window of Candidatus Effluviviaceae Genus V sp. DNA harbors:
- a CDS encoding sigma-70 family RNA polymerase sigma factor, whose translation MEQKREPRVVDPSAHDVDTRALVKRLARGEREAWESFIARYRRLIFSAIHRVNERYGAAWDEADMEELFEEAVFKLLRRDGRALRSWRGQCKLETWIYRIVRNVCVDALRRRSRRPDGEELDAEPGRSVAAPDRTERADLRMSLEQAIERSLSPREALAVRLIYFEGFTYREVAERLDTTVGAMSGLVYRALAKLKDAGGIAELKRTGA comes from the coding sequence TTGGAACAGAAGAGGGAGCCGCGCGTGGTCGATCCGTCCGCCCACGATGTCGATACGAGGGCACTCGTCAAACGCCTTGCCCGGGGAGAGCGCGAAGCGTGGGAGTCGTTCATCGCCCGTTATCGCCGTCTGATCTTCAGCGCCATCCACCGCGTCAACGAGCGCTACGGGGCCGCATGGGACGAGGCCGACATGGAGGAGCTCTTCGAGGAGGCCGTGTTCAAGCTGCTCCGGCGCGATGGGAGAGCGCTGCGCTCGTGGCGCGGGCAATGCAAGCTGGAGACGTGGATCTACCGGATCGTCAGAAACGTCTGCGTGGACGCTCTGCGAAGACGGTCGCGGCGTCCGGACGGGGAGGAGCTGGACGCGGAGCCGGGACGGTCGGTCGCAGCGCCCGACCGGACGGAACGCGCCGATCTCAGAATGTCGCTCGAGCAGGCCATCGAGCGCTCGCTCTCCCCGCGGGAGGCTCTCGCCGTCAGGCTGATCTACTTCGAGGGCTTCACCTACAGAGAGGTCGCCGAGCGGCTCGATACAACGGTGGGCGCCATGAGCGGCCTGGTCTACAGAGCGCTTGCGAAGCTCAAGGACGCGGGCGGCATCGCCGAGCTGAAGCGAACCGGAGCATGA